From the uncultured Fibrobacter sp. genome, one window contains:
- a CDS encoding flavodoxin family protein — MNILVLNASPRRRGMTSQASECFVEGVRSASTDDFSSESVHVDVLNVNDLNFSPCKACLYCRKHGNCCQPVDDAHKVAELVRACDVLVVAAPVYWGNIPGVLKTLFDRLVYVLMGETKVGIPIPKHKGKQAYVITSCTTPFPFDVLCGQTTGVFRALKEVLGTSGFKICGKIAIPGTRKLQELPERVGKKAYNMGVRCV, encoded by the coding sequence ATGAACATTTTAGTATTGAATGCGAGTCCGCGCAGGCGCGGGATGACTTCACAGGCGTCGGAGTGCTTTGTTGAGGGCGTAAGGTCTGCAAGCACCGATGATTTTTCTAGCGAATCGGTCCATGTGGATGTTCTGAACGTGAACGACCTGAATTTTTCCCCTTGCAAGGCGTGCCTTTACTGCCGCAAGCATGGCAATTGCTGCCAACCGGTAGATGATGCCCACAAAGTTGCAGAGCTGGTTCGTGCCTGCGACGTGCTAGTGGTGGCGGCTCCGGTCTATTGGGGCAACATCCCTGGGGTGCTGAAGACGCTTTTCGACCGCTTGGTGTATGTGCTGATGGGCGAGACCAAGGTGGGGATCCCGATTCCTAAACACAAGGGCAAGCAGGCCTATGTGATTACGAGCTGCACGACCCCGTTCCCGTTCGACGTGCTATGCGGGCAGACAACCGGTGTTTTTCGCGCCCTCAAGGAGGTTTTAGGGACATCCGGGTTCAAAATTTGCGGAAAAATTGCAATTCCTGGGACGCGAAAGCTTCAGGAGCTCCCCGAACGGGTAGGCAAGAAAGCCTATAATATGGGTGTGCGCTGTGTTTAA
- a CDS encoding DMT family transporter, translated as MTPTRNNIALWHLLAIITIAFWGTSFVSTKVLLNHGFSAVQIFTLRFAVTYLILLAASHSKFRCENWKHELIMFICGITGCTLYFWTENTALSLSPSSNVALIVCTNPLLIMILGGLIYKSERLNKRQIFGCLITFVGMVLVVLNGKFILKLSPAGDLLACCAGLMWAAYSLIVKQLNGKYNTLFITRRMFFYGTLTSIPALFIEAGTCSHKALNIPWQNFTEPVVTLNFLCLTVFSSLFGYLIWNKVLKQLGTVLASNYGYALPMVTMITAVIALGERITPIAIAGAVAIIAGMVLAEIKRK; from the coding sequence ATGACACCCACACGAAACAACATAGCTCTCTGGCACCTACTCGCCATCATAACGATTGCATTCTGGGGCACGAGTTTCGTGAGCACGAAGGTACTGCTGAACCACGGATTTAGCGCCGTGCAGATTTTCACGTTGCGTTTTGCGGTCACCTACCTGATTCTCCTCGCGGCATCGCACAGCAAGTTCCGTTGCGAAAACTGGAAGCACGAACTCATTATGTTCATCTGCGGCATCACCGGATGCACGCTCTACTTTTGGACAGAGAACACAGCACTATCGCTTTCGCCATCAAGCAACGTCGCCCTCATCGTCTGCACGAACCCGCTGCTCATCATGATTCTCGGTGGGCTCATCTACAAAAGCGAACGGCTCAACAAGCGCCAGATTTTCGGGTGCCTAATTACGTTTGTCGGGATGGTACTCGTAGTACTGAATGGCAAGTTCATCCTGAAGCTTTCGCCCGCAGGCGACCTACTCGCCTGTTGCGCCGGGCTCATGTGGGCCGCCTATTCGTTAATCGTCAAGCAACTGAACGGCAAGTACAACACGCTCTTTATCACGCGTAGGATGTTCTTTTATGGGACCCTCACTTCGATTCCTGCGTTATTCATAGAGGCAGGAACTTGTAGCCACAAAGCCCTTAATATCCCGTGGCAGAATTTTACGGAACCCGTCGTTACACTCAACTTTTTGTGCCTTACGGTATTCTCGTCGCTGTTCGGTTACCTCATCTGGAACAAGGTGCTAAAGCAACTCGGCACAGTGCTCGCCAGCAACTATGGCTACGCCCTCCCCATGGTAACGATGATTACCGCAGTCATCGCACTCGGTGAACGCATCACGCCTATCGCCATCGCCGGGGCGGTTGCGATTATCGCAGGAATGGTCTTAGCCGAGATAAAACGGAAATAA
- a CDS encoding FISUMP domain-containing protein, whose product MKKIRFILLILTLSLSCLNVACLFDDESSSAGPVPNFRVYEGSMVDERDGQVYKTVTVVDRYNDSVTWMAQNLNFEPEIGKSFCYECEKYGRLYTWAAAVDSAAEFSDEAKGFGYQGFLTSGYTELKGDVRGVCPDGWRLINYYDFDWLSRYAPSGETNYANRMMKSATDWNGTDEFGLNILPAGYLYEDNIYEHPLADPTHVVEWRDGGKAAYIWTSNDHGNAYGAFAEYFAPEDYVSDYRDVKTTDVINKYYGLSVRCVKR is encoded by the coding sequence ATGAAGAAAATTCGCTTTATCCTTTTGATTTTGACTTTGTCCTTGTCGTGTCTCAACGTCGCCTGCCTTTTTGATGATGAATCCTCATCGGCAGGACCTGTCCCTAACTTCCGCGTTTACGAGGGCTCGATGGTCGACGAACGTGATGGACAGGTCTATAAAACAGTAACCGTCGTGGACAGATACAACGACTCCGTTACATGGATGGCCCAGAATCTTAATTTTGAACCTGAGATTGGCAAGAGTTTCTGTTATGAATGCGAAAAATACGGTCGCCTTTATACTTGGGCCGCGGCGGTTGATTCTGCCGCTGAATTCAGCGACGAAGCCAAGGGATTTGGTTACCAGGGCTTCTTGACTTCGGGATATACGGAATTGAAGGGGGATGTTCGGGGAGTTTGTCCTGACGGATGGCGTTTGATCAATTATTACGATTTTGACTGGCTGTCCCGTTACGCGCCAAGTGGAGAAACAAATTACGCGAATCGAATGATGAAGTCCGCAACGGATTGGAATGGTACCGATGAATTTGGTTTAAATATTCTTCCTGCAGGCTACCTATATGAAGATAACATATATGAGCACCCTCTTGCCGACCCCACACATGTTGTTGAATGGCGCGACGGTGGCAAGGCGGCTTATATTTGGACTTCGAATGATCATGGGAATGCGTATGGAGCGTTTGCGGAATACTTTGCTCCGGAGGACTATGTTTCTGATTATCGCGATGTCAAGACTACGGATGTGATAAACAAATACTATGGGCTTTCCGTTCGCTGTGTAAAGAGATAA
- a CDS encoding LTA synthase family protein yields MKIRTPSRRFIGIVLGIVAFSTFTAMGYIEAAIPFGIAFAFIGHKEIDTTPQKNTIFTFIWFFLACFLCTQVSQSFADTHIGLVIIAHWRNFVAELLMLATFPLLLLAITLKPRLSFAVGVIPFLLLSLANYYIFSFRGNELTPMDFLAIGVAKEVANNYNFGWSFNPTCGLFSYLLILHMGFCLKPAQFNKRKLVRIVSAILCVAAAGISIARLPSVYVMSWEKMGSTHNGFLVNFFAQIVTTLKQAPEGYSYEITEKIAERYITQDSSSVVTDSAHADSTAELPSIIVIMDEAYADISTLNPEFGDTLFYKTLHKNTVKGLALSSVYGGGTANSEYEFLTGNSMAFFNHGISVYQMYIKAPAYSMAAHLKGLGYETIATHPFHRQGWSRETIWPLLGFETTTFLEDYPQKKKLRDYVSDREMFEYIIGKFEHKKKPLFLYGVTMQNHSGYNPDDESQKLQVPLKRYPGYPDAELYTGLIRESDKALKYLLHYFEQVKEKVVIVFYGDHFPGLNKEFYKEVYGKEFTSLKERQKLYKVPFFVWTNYESKSIDVPLTSLNYLSNYVYKVAGIEFPAYNRFLSDMQEQIPAMNSWGFYSTTHHKFLNYNYADGKEKKMLQEYRMLQYNSIFDNKRNIIFK; encoded by the coding sequence GTGAAAATCCGAACTCCTTCTCGCCGATTCATAGGCATTGTTCTAGGCATCGTCGCGTTCAGCACCTTCACAGCGATGGGCTATATCGAGGCAGCCATCCCCTTCGGCATCGCCTTCGCCTTCATCGGCCACAAAGAAATTGATACGACACCGCAAAAAAATACCATTTTTACTTTTATTTGGTTTTTTCTTGCCTGTTTCCTTTGTACCCAAGTCTCGCAAAGTTTCGCCGATACACATATCGGGCTCGTCATCATCGCGCACTGGAGGAATTTTGTCGCAGAACTCCTGATGCTCGCGACTTTCCCGCTGCTCCTGCTTGCCATCACGCTGAAACCGAGGCTTTCGTTTGCCGTAGGCGTCATCCCGTTTTTACTCCTTTCCCTCGCGAACTACTACATATTCAGCTTCCGCGGGAACGAGCTCACGCCCATGGACTTCCTGGCCATAGGGGTTGCCAAAGAAGTCGCCAACAACTACAATTTCGGCTGGTCGTTCAACCCCACCTGCGGGCTGTTCTCGTACCTGCTTATTTTGCACATGGGCTTCTGCCTCAAGCCCGCACAATTCAACAAGCGAAAGCTTGTACGCATTGTTTCTGCCATCTTGTGTGTGGCGGCGGCAGGCATTTCCATCGCGAGGCTCCCCTCCGTCTACGTGATGAGCTGGGAAAAGATGGGCTCGACCCACAACGGGTTCCTGGTCAACTTCTTCGCGCAGATTGTCACTACCCTCAAGCAGGCACCGGAAGGATACTCCTACGAGATTACGGAAAAAATCGCCGAACGCTACATCACACAAGATTCCAGTTCCGTCGTGACTGACTCCGCACACGCCGATTCCACCGCGGAACTCCCCTCCATCATCGTCATCATGGACGAGGCCTATGCCGACATCAGCACATTGAACCCGGAATTCGGCGACACGCTTTTCTACAAGACGCTCCACAAGAACACCGTCAAAGGGCTCGCGCTTTCGTCCGTCTATGGCGGTGGCACGGCCAACTCCGAATACGAATTCCTGACAGGCAATTCCATGGCGTTCTTCAACCACGGCATTTCCGTCTACCAGATGTACATCAAGGCGCCCGCCTACTCCATGGCAGCACACCTCAAAGGGCTCGGCTACGAAACCATCGCCACGCACCCCTTCCATAGGCAGGGCTGGTCCAGGGAAACAATCTGGCCGCTTCTCGGTTTCGAGACCACGACCTTCCTCGAAGACTACCCGCAAAAGAAAAAGCTCCGCGACTACGTGAGCGACCGGGAGATGTTCGAATACATCATCGGCAAGTTCGAACACAAGAAAAAGCCGCTGTTCCTTTACGGCGTTACCATGCAGAACCACAGCGGGTACAATCCCGACGACGAAAGCCAGAAACTCCAAGTCCCGCTGAAGCGTTACCCAGGATATCCCGATGCAGAACTCTACACGGGCCTTATCCGCGAATCCGACAAGGCCCTGAAATACCTGCTACACTATTTTGAACAAGTCAAAGAAAAAGTCGTCATCGTGTTCTACGGGGATCACTTTCCAGGGCTGAATAAAGAATTCTACAAAGAAGTCTATGGCAAGGAATTTACGTCCCTGAAGGAACGCCAGAAGTTGTACAAAGTTCCCTTCTTCGTGTGGACAAACTACGAATCAAAATCCATAGACGTCCCCCTGACAAGCCTCAACTACCTGAGCAACTATGTGTACAAGGTCGCAGGCATCGAGTTCCCGGCCTACAACCGCTTCCTGAGCGATATGCAGGAGCAAATCCCCGCCATGAATTCCTGGGGATTCTATTCCACAACGCATCACAAGTTCCTGAACTACAACTATGCCGACGGTAAAGAAAAGAAGATGCTGCAGGAATACAGGATGTTGCAATACAACTCCATCTTCGACAACAAGCGGAATATTATTTTCAAGTGA
- a CDS encoding sigma-70 family RNA polymerase sigma factor: MERTNPADRMALSKLYEAYAPMVFRRSMMLLKDESEAEDMVQNVFLRVFERWDSLDVSQPSSLLWNTATRLCLNRIRDKKRRGLDCNTSELLLSIACADDEQDSFEAKNLLAKIFSREQESTRTIAVLHYVDGMTLEETAREVGLSVSGVRKRLRGLQAKVKNLEVK; this comes from the coding sequence ATGGAAAGGACAAATCCCGCAGACCGCATGGCATTATCGAAACTCTACGAGGCATACGCCCCGATGGTTTTCCGCCGCTCCATGATGCTCTTGAAGGACGAATCCGAAGCCGAAGACATGGTGCAGAACGTGTTTTTGCGCGTGTTTGAACGCTGGGACAGCCTGGATGTATCGCAGCCGTCGAGTCTTTTGTGGAATACGGCGACGAGGCTCTGCCTCAACCGTATCCGCGACAAGAAACGCCGTGGGCTCGATTGCAATACGAGTGAACTGCTTCTCTCTATTGCTTGTGCCGACGATGAACAGGACTCTTTCGAAGCGAAAAACCTTCTCGCAAAAATTTTTTCGCGGGAACAGGAATCGACAAGGACTATTGCGGTGTTACACTATGTAGATGGCATGACGCTCGAGGAAACTGCCCGCGAGGTAGGACTTTCGGTGAGTGGCGTGCGCAAGCGCTTGCGTGGTTTGCAAGCCAAGGTAAAAAATCTGGAGGTAAAGTGA
- a CDS encoding caspase family protein yields the protein MKNLLKKIALCDFYTQSIVICFVCLAALLVLAGKANASEGQGPIAIDRYVFAVSANNGGKDRPKLRYAESDARSFANVLSQMGGVSKQNIMMVKEPKVADLQRELNALDEKIQAARAKKKTAGAGSSREEVLVYYSGHADEKGLRLGNELYGWQEFRKRIDALHADVKIAVIDACGSGAITRLKGGVAVPAFMVDQSSDMKGYAFITSSTQDESSQESDKLRGSFFTHSLVSGMRGAGDLSGDGKVTLSEAYQFAFNETLQKTETTLGGAQHPSRDMNLAGTGDVVMTDLRSTSAGLELDEDVDGRLFIRDEKGELVAELYKKGGRAMSLGFPAGKYNIRLERPAEYKEASVTLQDNYRARLSQKQFAQVSTEKTTLRGEIGKANRTDSVQHSLDSLDHNGKYRVTFNLVDTDKEPRKGMQYGLFATMTHDYMLGSQVSLFANAAKKEIHGMQLTFGLNMARDRIEGAQASTVFNYAGEFDGLQVSFVNVVRNPSHGMQLGYVNFGADTVSFMQAGFANYMRHGRFGFGFLNVGVTSSGLQAGFANVARDSSNVQVGFANYMGHGRFGFGFLNVGVTSSGLQAGFANVARDSSNVQVGFANVNGGTGGVQIGYANYERHATNRQIGFVNVCAKCEKTPIGFLSIVGNGVWSATTSMNEMGALDLALRFGTAYFFTSFEGGRLIEKGTEFEHFSDVYENGVGFGTQFGKYGSHAELEYMFLNICKGRMFDDDVGYHHRLRLGYTSQLVPLVGLSIGGTLNMATIGYGDGIYLKPLSEYHDDFGSEKHKARWWPGFYAGLTVGRF from the coding sequence ATGAAGAATTTGCTGAAGAAAATAGCGCTTTGTGATTTTTATACGCAGTCGATTGTCATTTGTTTTGTGTGCCTTGCGGCGTTGCTCGTCCTTGCTGGCAAGGCGAATGCCTCCGAAGGGCAAGGGCCGATTGCGATTGACCGCTACGTTTTTGCGGTGAGTGCGAATAACGGTGGCAAGGATCGCCCGAAGTTGCGTTATGCTGAATCCGATGCGCGTTCCTTTGCAAATGTGCTTTCCCAGATGGGTGGTGTATCGAAGCAGAACATCATGATGGTCAAGGAACCGAAAGTCGCCGATTTGCAGCGCGAGCTCAATGCCTTGGACGAGAAAATCCAGGCTGCGCGAGCCAAGAAGAAAACGGCGGGTGCCGGTAGTTCTCGCGAAGAGGTGCTGGTGTACTACAGCGGCCATGCCGATGAAAAGGGACTGCGTCTCGGTAACGAACTGTACGGTTGGCAGGAATTCCGCAAGCGCATTGATGCCTTGCATGCCGACGTGAAGATTGCCGTTATCGATGCATGCGGTTCCGGTGCGATTACCCGCCTCAAGGGCGGTGTGGCAGTGCCTGCGTTCATGGTGGACCAGAGCAGCGACATGAAGGGTTACGCCTTTATCACGAGCAGTACGCAAGACGAATCGAGCCAGGAAAGCGATAAGCTGAGGGGATCCTTCTTTACGCATTCCCTGGTGAGCGGTATGCGCGGCGCCGGCGACCTGAGCGGCGATGGCAAGGTGACCTTGTCCGAGGCCTACCAGTTCGCTTTCAACGAGACTTTGCAAAAGACCGAGACGACATTGGGCGGTGCCCAGCATCCGAGCCGCGACATGAACCTTGCCGGTACGGGCGATGTGGTGATGACGGATCTGCGCAGTACAAGCGCTGGGCTGGAACTGGACGAAGACGTAGATGGCCGCCTGTTTATCCGTGACGAGAAAGGTGAGTTGGTCGCCGAACTTTACAAAAAGGGCGGACGTGCCATGAGCCTCGGCTTCCCGGCCGGTAAGTACAACATTCGCCTGGAACGCCCTGCCGAATACAAGGAAGCGAGCGTTACTCTCCAGGACAACTACCGTGCCCGTCTTTCGCAGAAGCAGTTTGCACAGGTTTCTACCGAAAAGACGACGCTCCGCGGCGAAATCGGGAAGGCGAACCGTACCGATTCTGTGCAACATTCCCTGGACTCTTTGGATCATAACGGAAAATATCGTGTGACGTTCAATCTTGTGGATACCGACAAGGAACCCCGCAAGGGCATGCAGTATGGCCTTTTCGCTACCATGACTCACGACTACATGCTGGGTTCGCAGGTAAGCTTGTTTGCAAATGCGGCGAAAAAGGAAATTCACGGCATGCAGCTGACGTTCGGCTTGAACATGGCCCGCGACAGGATTGAAGGTGCCCAGGCATCTACGGTTTTCAATTACGCTGGCGAGTTCGATGGATTGCAGGTCAGTTTCGTGAACGTCGTACGTAACCCCTCCCACGGTATGCAGCTGGGATACGTAAACTTCGGTGCCGACACGGTGAGCTTTATGCAGGCGGGTTTTGCCAACTACATGAGGCACGGACGGTTCGGTTTTGGTTTTCTCAATGTGGGCGTAACTTCGTCGGGCCTGCAGGCAGGCTTCGCTAACGTGGCCAGGGACTCTTCGAATGTCCAGGTCGGCTTTGCCAACTACATGGGGCACGGACGGTTCGGTTTTGGTTTTCTCAATGTGGGTGTAACTTCGTCGGGCCTGCAGGCAGGCTTTGCTAACGTGGCCAGGGACTCTTCGAATGTCCAGGTCGGCTTTGCAAACGTGAACGGCGGTACTGGTGGGGTGCAGATCGGCTACGCGAACTACGAGAGGCATGCGACTAATCGCCAGATAGGTTTTGTGAACGTCTGTGCAAAATGCGAGAAGACGCCGATCGGTTTCTTGAGCATTGTCGGCAATGGCGTGTGGTCCGCAACGACTTCCATGAACGAAATGGGCGCACTCGATCTCGCACTTCGATTCGGAACGGCCTATTTCTTCACCTCGTTTGAAGGCGGGCGCCTTATCGAAAAAGGTACGGAATTCGAACACTTCAGCGATGTGTATGAAAATGGTGTCGGTTTCGGTACGCAGTTCGGCAAGTACGGAAGCCACGCTGAACTGGAATACATGTTCCTGAATATATGCAAGGGCAGGATGTTTGACGACGATGTCGGCTATCACCACCGTCTGCGCCTGGGCTATACGAGCCAGCTTGTTCCGCTTGTCGGCCTTTCTATCGGGGGAACGCTCAACATGGCTACTATTGGCTACGGTGACGGCATTTACCTGAAGCCCCTGAGCGAATACCACGACGACTTCGGCTCCGAAAAGCACAAGGCTCGCTGGTGGCCTGGCTTCTACGCCGGTTTGACCGTCGGAAGGTTTTAA
- a CDS encoding O-acetylhomoserine aminocarboxypropyltransferase/cysteine synthase family protein gives MSKIETLCIQGGWQPKNGEPRVLPIYQSTTFKYETTNDMADLFDLKASGYFYTRLQNPTNDAVANKIAALEGGVAAMLTSSGQAANFYAVFNICEAGDHFISTSAIYGGTSNLFSVTMKKLGIECTFVDQDASDEEIEKAFRPNTKCLFGETVANPAGKVLDLKRFADIAHKHGVPMIVDNTFPTPILCRPIEFGVDIVTHSTTKYMDGHAMAVGGCIVDSGNFDWEANHDRFKGLTEPDPSYHGLAYTKAFGKGAYITKATAQLMRDFGSIQSPQNAFLLNVGLETLHLRMPRHCENALACAKFLKNHPKVAWVNYAGLEGDKYYELAQKQFKGGLPCGVLTFGIKGGREKSIQFMDSLKMICIVTHVADARSCVLHPASHTHRQLSDEQLIEAGVAPDLIRFSVGIENVEDIIADLTQALDKV, from the coding sequence ATGTCCAAGATCGAAACTCTTTGCATCCAGGGCGGTTGGCAGCCGAAGAACGGCGAACCGCGCGTTCTTCCCATCTACCAGAGCACCACTTTCAAGTACGAAACCACCAACGACATGGCGGACCTGTTCGACTTGAAGGCCAGCGGCTACTTCTACACGCGTCTGCAGAACCCGACCAACGACGCTGTCGCCAACAAGATTGCCGCGCTCGAAGGTGGTGTGGCTGCGATGCTCACGAGTTCCGGTCAGGCAGCCAACTTCTACGCCGTCTTCAACATCTGCGAAGCGGGTGACCACTTCATTAGTACGAGCGCTATTTACGGCGGCACGAGCAACCTCTTCTCCGTCACGATGAAGAAGCTCGGCATCGAATGCACGTTCGTGGACCAGGACGCCAGCGATGAAGAAATCGAGAAGGCTTTCCGCCCGAACACTAAGTGCCTCTTCGGCGAAACGGTCGCCAACCCGGCCGGCAAGGTCTTGGACCTCAAGCGCTTTGCTGACATCGCCCACAAGCACGGCGTTCCGATGATTGTGGATAACACGTTCCCGACCCCGATTCTCTGCCGCCCGATTGAATTCGGCGTTGACATCGTGACGCACTCCACGACCAAGTACATGGACGGCCACGCGATGGCTGTGGGTGGCTGCATTGTGGATAGCGGCAACTTCGACTGGGAAGCAAATCACGACCGTTTCAAGGGCCTCACCGAACCGGATCCGAGCTACCACGGCCTCGCCTACACGAAGGCTTTCGGCAAGGGTGCCTACATCACGAAGGCGACTGCCCAGCTCATGCGCGACTTCGGTTCCATCCAGTCTCCGCAGAATGCGTTCCTCCTGAACGTCGGTCTCGAAACGCTTCACCTTCGCATGCCGCGCCACTGCGAAAACGCTCTCGCTTGCGCCAAGTTCCTCAAGAACCATCCGAAGGTGGCCTGGGTCAACTACGCTGGCCTCGAAGGCGACAAGTACTATGAACTCGCCCAGAAGCAGTTCAAGGGCGGCCTCCCGTGCGGCGTTCTCACGTTCGGTATCAAGGGCGGCCGTGAAAAGTCCATCCAGTTCATGGACAGCCTCAAGATGATCTGCATCGTGACCCACGTGGCCGACGCCCGCAGCTGCGTGCTGCACCCGGCAAGCCACACGCACCGCCAGCTCAGCGACGAACAGCTCATCGAAGCCGGTGTCGCTCCGGACCTGATCCGCTTCAGCGTGGGTATCGAGAACGTCGAAGACATCATCGCCGACCTCACGCAGGCCCTCGACAAGGTGTAA